gaaaaaaatgaatatagtGTAAATCTTAATCTGAACATTTTACAATCAGAGTCACAAAGGCAGAGACATTTTAATAGTGAATACAACTGGCAATCAAGGTGCAAGTTTATACTAAGGACAAGTTTCAAGAAATCTTTGTAGGCTCCTACAGTAAATTGCTGATCAAAACTGAGACAGAACAAAGGCAGATTATCAATCAAGAAAGATTCTACCACTCTTGATTTTAAGAAAGAAGTTCATATTTGAATTAAAAGGCCTGTTCCTTATCACTTCACTTAtcaggaagatttatttttttttttaattattttatgaaaggCATAGTACCATTTGAAGCTTTTTACCAAGATGTGTTGTAGAATGAGGAACCTTGAAGAACTAATATCAAGTCAATGTAGATACAAAACTGGGCTTCACACCTACCACGGTGACATTGAGCACTggtgaaaacaaagcaacacacTTACATACCACGATGCTATAATCTGTGGTCTAAAACAGTACCACAAAGATTCTGCTTATAgtctaaaaagaaatttgttgcCTCTGAACCACTCTGATTTGGTTTCAACCTTCAATTCACTGTtaattgttttatatatacCAGAATAACGCATAGTCATACACCCTCTGGCACCACATTATGTTAGCTGCCTGAAGGCACTTCAACCacagaaataccagaaaaaaaatcaacactcAAGAACATGCTAGATGAGAAATAGGAGAAGGAAACCTCccagataatatttttttcttgacatgCTTGAAGATAAAGGACtgcatgaaaagcaaaaccGACCAAAGACATTAGAAacaatacagaacaaaaataagaacagataAAAAACACAATATCAGTATTAACCTACTTGTTGAAAGACAAAGGTAACAGAGGGAACAGCAGCCATACAATTTTTTATCAGAATGACCCAATGTGCAATTTAAATTATTAGTAaactgttttgttaattttttacTAATAATTTAAAGAATCATGCCTACTAAAAGAATAGACACattcagcactgaaataattctCTACTTAgaagctgtggtttttttttgtttgaaatctgATCTCAATCGAGAGTAGCACATGAGATCTCCAACTGAACAGGAATATACCAAATGTGATGATATCACATGCacatcagagattttttttaaatgcattttcacagTCCATAACTTACACAAGAATCATTTTCAAAGTTCCATATATTGTGCATTACCAGGAGGGGTTTCTCAAGGGCTGTTGCTCAGAGCGTGGCTCAACTCTTCAATACATTTCCTACAATGAACTCAGATTACCAGTAATTTATACATCAAGGAGGAGCTCTTTAGGTTATCCACCTTCATGGTAATACAGCACTAAAAATCCTATCCATTAACCTGTGAAAATATTGTGCTTATGCACACATGCTTGTTTCCAAGAATATAATgtcaagacaaagaaaaacaatattctgTTCCAAGGACTAAGTGGTGATAACAAGCCTCGTTTTCTCCTGATGTGTTTTACCTGCATAGAATTGCTAACAATAAACTATTAGTCCAATGGAAAATCTGATCCAGTAAATTGCACTGAAAGGAAATTGACAGAGTAGTGCTCAGGGACATTTAATTATGTATTACAATTGCTTACCAAAGGCACAGCTCTCGTGGGCTCCAAACTAGGTCTGGGTGCTGTTGAGTACATGTAATTAAACAATCTGTCTATTTTCCTTAAAGGTACACCTCCACCTTGATCACTTATCTaaggaataataaaaagttagttttaaacattatgttctgaaaaaaacgcaaaaacacactaaaattacctaaatgacttcagaaatattaatgaatatGAAACAAGTATCAGCAGTCATACAGTACTTAATTTGACTTTTCAAATCACAAGTCATATTATTTAAACCTAACAGTTAGTAAGTTGCACACAAACTTAATCTTTAGGTACTTACCTTAATAGATAGATCTTCTTTCCCCAAAGTGACTAAGGTTTTGATCGATGGATAGCCTTCTCTCTTACCTTCATGCAACTCTACAGTAGCTCTCATTGAAttctgaagttaaaagaaaaaaagcgtCTTTAATTCTAACTTTACCAGATATGCTTTTTGTTACAATCTAGAACTTGCATGTATTTTGTTGAATACAGATACCTTGCCCTGCACTTGTATGCAAGACAGGAAAGGACATTCAAGGAGTGCTTTCAACACAACCAGTTGTCCAATTAGTTTTTTACACCAGAACTATCATACACCCTTTTATATATGACAAACTCAAGAGAACctaaagcaagggaaaaaaaaatctgtgcaaaatCAGGTAAGGGACAACAGCATCCTTCACCTCCACCTTGCAGAACACCACCACTGATGTGcactacagagaaaaagctCTCAACTACATGACCCAGGACAAGAAAATGTTACGTTACAGTCTATCACTCTGACTTTGtcatatttattaaaagagTTTCCACTGGCAGTCCATCACACATTAACATTACTTATTGCTAGAATTTACTGGTTTCACACTGTTTCATGACTTGTGCCAAAGCATAAACAAGCAGTATACTAATTCTCATCTGTTCTGCTCTAGAAGTAGCGATACAAATGGCAAAAGAGGAAGATCTAAATGAACGTGTTTGACTAGTGCCAgcaatcaaaaccaaaataccattatttaggaaaaaattctttgaccaaatgtaatttttttcttgaattctaTTCAATTGCACCACCTAGAGACCACCTGTCTTATTCTAAAGATACAGTAGCCCTCATGTTTTATGTTCACTGTTGTTCCAGTGattcacaaaacacaaaaacaagacaaagcatGCCATTTACATTATTCAGATATATGCACTGCTCTTAAACAGAAGGCACATGCAATAATGAAGCAAGCTTGTAGAAATTGTAAGATAATACATCATCGTTGCAAAGACTATTATGAGTTAGTTTAAATTAATCAGCTTCAAAAGGCcaaaaggagaagagggaaaactcagatttttttttaaattatacaaGGGCATAAGAGTTGTGAACTTGATATTCATCAAAACTTCAAACTCTTCACTGggataaaaataagaaaggaaaactgaaataacactTCAGAACTGTCACTGAAAGGAATCTAAATTTCAACAGGAATGCAAGTTCACTAACCCTTTCCAAATATTAACAAGCGCAACCTACCTTGAATAATTCAAATAACATATGAAACAAATGAGATGGTACGTAGACTACTTGAATAGGCTTGTTTGGAGctttagctggaaaaaaaaaagatttttttcaaacgGTATCTTGAAGCATTTTTACTTACAGGATTAACATGAAGCTATAGACAAAGAGAAGTACgtatgaatgtttttgttttctgagtgcAAAATATGATccataaaaaaatcagttactgCTATCACCTTAAATGACACATTCTAATgatgttttttaaagacaatgTTAGCAAACTTTTAGATACAATACTAGACAAAGCAGTGGTTATTTAGTACTAAACATGGTATTCATGACAGCTTTCCCCActtgtgtgggatttttttttctttttcttaacacGTTATATTTATCCATTTGCTGGACAAGAAGtcctagaaataaaaaaaatcactgtttaaatattctaaaaaataaacattttcctttaattaaagcattgaaaatacattttgaaagtCTGAGTACCATACATTTTAAGTTATCACAATTTTCTTGTTCCAAAACGTAACTTAATTGTTTTGTCTACTGTTGTCCTTGTTGCTAGTGCTTCAGCAGAGGTGCGTGGCATGGCACAGCTCTGGACACTGGAGTGCTAGCTGACTGGCAGGAATTAATATAGCTGCATTTAATACATTCCAGGACAGTTTTCATGCTCAAGATGCAGTCATCCCTGAACACTCAATTATCTACTGACTTTAAATTATACAGTCACAGCCTGTCAGGCTCAGCAGCAGTTCACATTGAAGAGAAGGCTCTAAACCCATGCTTCTTAAGTTGCATGTGGATATCAACATGAATGCACAGAGTCAAGTTCATCCTTTTTTGGCACTGAGGGCTGATGATAATACCAAATACTACTTTAACAGACAGATACGAGGGTATGCAAAGTCTTCTAATTTCCAAAAGTTTGGGTGAAAACCCAAATAATGTTCTGCTTAATTAGTTGTAAGGCAACTTGCTGGTTTATTAATGTAAATTTTGTCTTAGTCCATACTCCTATGCCTCACCAaattcaagattttatttttttcaaattcaaagttttattttgagtgttttctgtttctgagacTTTTACAAATCCTTGCCTTCTGATGATGTTTGGAAACATCTTCTGCTTGGACTGCTGTCCAAACTTTGTGAGAGGATTACTCAAGACTTTTTTGTTGACAGTAAAAAAAAGGCACTGACAGTAGAATTTATGAGggtattttcaaatgaaatcagTTTCAGCTCCATTAAAAGATGAGGAGGCAGGCCTGTTTCTTTCCCAGCCACAAGGATTCTCaaacacctttatttttcttaaagtgatAGTGAATTTAGCAGATAACATTCTGTATAAACATCATTGTGATGAACTAAAATCCAGGTGTCCACAGGGACGCATTAGGACAAGAAAAGTAGCTGCATATAGGATTGCAGAGTTCAAATTATAGTCTACAATTAATTAGATAAACTGGAAACAGATAgacatgttttttcttaactACATCACTTAAATGAGTTTCACAATTACCATTGAATTCTTCAACTTCCAGATCAGGTGCCACCATATAGTATTGTTCACACAACATCTTAGCCGTTTCATAAGCATCTACAAAATGAGAGAACAGAACACCAACTTAGGAAAAGCTAGCTAAAGACTACTAGCAAAATTATCCCATATCTGAAAGACTACAAGCAGAACACTAATTTTAACCTGTTTACAAGCATGAAACTGGTATCCATTCTAATCCCTTTTTATCTATAGATTCATTGCCAGTTTGTCAAGAAAGAGCAAATTCTATTtaaagctctggaaaaaaaagcaaaacaggaaattaCTAGAGACAAGCTaattttccatctctgctcagggcttaaaaaaaaaggaaggatctAAACCTAGGCAGACCATAATACCTACTTATTTATCATGTCCTATTCACAACTTAATACTTGTTCTCTCCaaatcaaacaaagaaaagatgacATTGCAAccacaatttaattttttcaacCACGATACAGTTTACAACACTTGACTTCTCAATGTCATCTTGGGGAGAATCTGAAGTCTTTAAGATTACTCATTCTCTCCTACTGATCCAAAACAAAGAGCTTGCCCATAGTCCATATCAACCTTTACATACTgacaaaatacagcaagaaagTTGAAGTtatcttttgtttgaaaaaattGCAGTTCTAAATATTCACTGGTATCTCCTTTGCAAAAACACCTCAGAAACAAGCAACAAATGTTAACCTAAAGAGAAACTACAAACTCAACTATGTGCAACTACACTGCTTAAGTTACCTTAATGAAAATggtttaatgattttttttcccctcataatTAGGGTTGGCTAGGAACAAGCGCATGAACAGATGGTGCAGTTCTAcagacaaaagagaaatttgCTAAGATACTGTAGCAGTTGCATTTGATCCAGCCCTAGAAATtaccttcttcctcctgcccgAAGTGATGCTACAAAACAATGTCAGTCAGTGCCAAGACTTACAGCAACGCAACAAGCACAATGAAAGTAAAATCATTAGCCCCCAGACTGCTTGTTTACCTTTAATTGTTCTACTTCAAGATGTACTGTCTACAAACAATCTATATATGTACCCTGTTAACTAGAAAAAATTTATACCAGTTATTCTGGCATCTGTGAGGCTGGACATATCTAACACAGCTGACACAGATGCTGCTTGAGTTTTAGTCAAATGGAGCTAATCAATGCTGGGAATGTTCTTGATCAAGTCCCCAGAATGTTTCAAAGTCAGCTGTCCAATAGGAATCATCTGTATCAAGACAGTCAACTTCAAAGACCTTCTCTAAAATAGTCCTGTCATTAGCACAATAAAACGTGCCCTAGTAAAAAGACCAAAATCTTATTTAATATCCAAGCTCTGCAGGAAACCTCAGCCTGGGATGTGCataacttaggaaaaaaatgcatgaatatCTACACCTACACAATATTATAACATTGTCTCAGAACTTCTGATGGCCTTGTGAATAATCCCGTTGTTCTTTAGCTAAAAGGGGCATGAGGAGCACTGCCACAGTCATGACTCAGACATTAAAAGTTGAAGACAGGTATACAGCTGTTATGACCATATGGCTGTCTACGTGGAGAAAAGAATATATTAGCACATTTCAGAGACTATCCGCATCGTAAGTGGGTATCAGATGTGGACCAAAGGGGTAGAAGTCGGATTCCTTATTGTGGTGAAAAACACCAAGGCCTCTGAAAAGCATACCAATAATAGGGtggtaataaatgaaaaagacgTCAATATACAGATGTAGAGCAGACACAGGCACTATGCAAAACTTAAGAGAATGAagagattctgaaaaaaaaatccacctagCCTCCCTAAGCTGAACGAATGTAAGACTCACCCATTTTCACAAAGTAGCAACCCTTGAGATGAAGGAGAAGGTACCATCACTTCACGATCCAGTGAAGTATCCACtcatgaggaaaaaagcagTGTCAGAGAGCAGTCTCAAATTTACCCTTCTTCTCTGTCTTTGGCAGAAGCCTAggacttttatttaaaagagacTGTGCCAAAAGGTTCAAGGCACACCTCATGTCATGGCTGGAGGTAAGCTGCAACAGGGCTGAAGGATCTATCAGTACATCTGAAAAGCCAGTTCGAGTAAAAAGCTGGGAATTGCTCTCAGCTCAAACAAATCTTACTGTAGGACAGTCAGTGAGATACCAAGACCTACCTCAGGCAGTTAGAGGCGCAACACTAGGTGAAGCTGCttgaaacatgaaagaaatgattaaaacaaCCAATTCTTGTTTGAAGGTCTTACAGAGCTTGTAGCTGCCACATAGAGTGCCAACCCCTTAACTCTAACAAATTGCTCCAAATACAACCTAGGCACCAGAACATGTTGGAGCTAGCACAGGATACAGAATGTAAATTAACCACTCCACCACCCTGAAGATGAAATGGCCTCACATACACTGACTATGGACAGACTCTGCCTTTAAGAACATTTGGTTTCTTTGAAACAACACTGGATACTGTTTATGATGTCCTCATTTTGTTAAAGGATATTTCTTCAGATACAGATAATGTATTTTAGCTACTAGCTTAAAAACTGGACTGAGCACCTTCTGACACTACGCACTCCTCTGTTCATGGCAGACAGCACCTATGAATTTCATGATCAAAATAGATCTGAAGATTGCTATTAGAAGGAACATTGAAATAAATACGCCTGTAACATACAATGTCAAGGTCAAAGAGTAGTAAGatcaatcaaaagaaaatagaacTGCTGAAAAAAGCCACCTTGGAGCCAAAGAGCTAGAAGCCAAGAAGCCCTGCTAACAGTAAAAAGCATCTACATTATAAAGCAAGCTATCATGCAGGCCAAATTCTAACAAGGTTTTCCCTTTCAGCTGAAAGCTGACAAAAGGTGAAGGCGAAAAACacattcttcctcttttgtAACTGCATAAATAGCAAcgaaggagagagggaagaatTCACTCCTACAGcaaaaactgtatttgtaaataCACCCAGAGTGTGAATCTTCAATAAGCGAATTCTTGAAGGGGACAGCATCGCCTCATGCATATTTACTAACATTCAGAAAGCTTATAAGCATAACATCcagcaaacaaaacatcatGTGAGACTATGACAGATCATTCAGGTACAGCCATCACATACACGTCTTCTGTACATGAGAGAATAGGCTGTGATGTGGTAAGATACACAAGATTAATCACTGGAATATCCATATAACTGACGACATTTTACTTAAAGGCTTTactaaataaatcagaaaatcGCACACTCTCAAATTTCTTTAGTACTGGTATTAAGCAAAAACAGCAGTGACTTAGAACctgtttctaaatattttgagggaaaaaggcatgtacattttaataaaacatttagatACTTAATCTGATATTTGTCCCCCTACTTCTGCTAACATACCAGAAGTTTCAACATTCTTAATTACCAAGACATTAGCAATTCTGAATAAGCCATGGCTTTATTGTAAGCAACTGCAGAGCTTCCATTTcttggtgtttctttttcttttggttacTGTTTTAAGTGCATTGAATCAATAAAAATCACCTTCAGTCTTCTGTATCTGAATAATACATTTATGCATATTCTAAACTGTGAGTTTTTTAATCAACAAGAATATGAACCCAGTCTCCTTACCTTTAACCACCTCTGCCACATTACAATTAGGGTCAATACTTCCAATATGTTTGGGGTGAGCAGGATTAATGTCTCCTCCAAAAAGGAgtgctaaaaggaaaaacaaatggcaGTGACTTGTCTATTATGCTTGAGGCAGCACAGAAAGTTTAAATCTGATAATATCTTGATCTTACTGAATAGCACATCATGTTGTAAAAAGATACGCCTGCAAATTGTCAGAATCCTTGTTTAGAAAAGCTCTCAGCAGTATGCTCCCCACTCTGTCTTTTGCACAGGGTCTGGCATTCACTAGACCCTTCACTGAGAGATTTTAACTCTCAAAGATGCAGAAagattttacaattttttttcagaagtgattttctgctgctttagcAGTTAAGCAGATAAGAAACAGAGGCAGTATGAGGtaagcaaaagacaaaatacGAAAGCTTTTTCTGTTCCAGTAATGATGAGCTAATACACTGGCACACTGCACATTGCAGAACCACACAAGAGACAGTGTCAATAACGAAACAAAGTGCAAGCTATATAACCTGTATCCAAACTCTACTTTTCAATTGTCCTTCTCAGTGCTTCAAGATGGATCACTAACATTGATTATCACAGGGAACTTGCACTAGATTAAGCATCTACaagctttttaaagtttcaaCCACATGACAAGGCATTTCAGTTCAATGAAGTAAGTTTTATACTTCAGAACTAATGCATGTTATGCTCACACTTGGCCTAGGAATTCTATTAGGATGAagcttttgttattgttgtaaCTCTTACAACCCTAAGAgagccttttaattttttattcacCATTTGTCTGCCCAGTTACTAGAATAAATGGCATATTTATGTCACTGCATGCTTTGGCACATGAAAGCTACTTGTACAGAGACAGCATGGCATTTGCTAGTCTCATAAAAGGTCATTGGAAAGACACACAATTTGTAAAATACCTTACAGTGCATTACTCCACTTTTGCTCCCTATTACCTGTAATGCACCCATATTCTAATAGGCCATAAAAGCAGAATACTGGGCGGACAATGAAGCTTTAGTGCTAAAAGGTACAAGACACACTAAGAGATCGAGATTGATCTTAACTTTACATAGATCACTTTCTGCATGGCTGCACATAATGGTTAATAGGAGCTGTGCAAGTAACTCCTTTCACTCTGTAACATGAATATGAAAAAGTTTATTAGTAACAACATAAAGCAATGAAATAGAACTCAATGACAGAAGATGACTAATTCAagtatttattcttaaatagaaaatagGAAGTAGAGGGAGACAAGGAATATAATTTAAACCTTTAGTTAGAAATACTCAACTAGTATTAGTTAAAAGGCAAGGAAGTCTATATAACTTGCTGAAAATTTAAGCAAAAAGATACACAAATTATCTCTGCATCCTCACATTTGATTATGAAATAAATGCCAACTCTACAAGCTATGCTGAGAGAATTTGAGCAGAAAAATATAGCTACtctgttgtttaaaaatacttcatgtaACACTATGCAAGCTGTCTCTGCCAACAAGATTAAAAAGTGACAGCCACGCTGACAAAGCCTGACAGTTCTGGAAGAAAGCATACTGGTGGTTTGGATTCATTTCTGATAGCTGTGAAGTACCATATTATAACCTGTTGCCAGTAAATTTTTACCATAATTAGCACAGAATATTAAGAATTAGTCATGAGTatgaaaaatactaaaacaaagCTACGGCTTCTTCAGGTTTACAAGCAACAAGCTCTTGAAGATGAAATAAGCAATTACTTACTGTGTTGGTTAATAAGCATACGGAAAGAGATGCGGTTGGTGTAGAATCTATCTAGAAAATACTGGATGTTACTGCTAACAAATGGATCAAAGccatatttttccttgtattcAATCACCCCTTGCGCCATGGTTGGAACCACATCATTGTGTCTGTTCCtgactttaattaaaacatctaaaaagctagaggaaacaaaattaaaaacagattgttAAAGGTATAATTAAACTCAATCtctcacttctgttttcagctctCCACAGCATAACCATTTTATCTATTTGCTATCCCACCcagtaaataaaacacagtcATACCTAAACAAGCCTATTTAAAGAGGAATATTAGGTCAAGCTCTTAACTCAAAAGGTCCGTGAAATATTTAGGGTCTCAATTTGAATCATTCCTTCCTGAAACATCCCTTTAAACTAAATCTGTTCACTATTAACTGAGAACAAGAGATTTCCTTTTTATATGCACCACAGTAACTCTCATTCTCTGTAACTAACAGTAGCTGGCAGATTGGAGAGGTAACTCAGAAAATAGTACCTTACTGCCCCATATAATTTCCTGACAAATTT
This is a stretch of genomic DNA from Cygnus atratus isolate AKBS03 ecotype Queensland, Australia chromosome 1, CAtr_DNAZoo_HiC_assembly, whole genome shotgun sequence. It encodes these proteins:
- the PDK3 gene encoding pyruvate dehydrogenase kinase, isozyme 3 isoform X2; translated protein: MYRSPDPSFRRLFLFSSRDNACEKTSYMFLRKELPVRLANTMREVNLLPDNLLNRPSVGLVQSWYMQSFLELLEYENKSPEDPHVLDDFLDVLIKVRNRHNDVVPTMAQGVIEYKEKYGFDPFVSSNIQYFLDRFYTNRISFRMLINQHTLLFGGDINPAHPKHIGSIDPNCNVAEVVKDAYETAKMLCEQYYMVAPDLEVEEFNAKAPNKPIQVVYVPSHLFHMLFELFKNSMRATVELHEGKREGYPSIKTLVTLGKEDLSIKISDQGGGVPLRKIDRLFNYMYSTAPRPSLEPTRAVPLAGFGYGLPISRLYARYFQGDLKLYSMEGVGSDAVIYLKALSSESFERLPVFNKSAWRHYKTTPEADDWSNPSSEPRDASKYKANR
- the PDK3 gene encoding pyruvate dehydrogenase kinase, isozyme 3 isoform X1, giving the protein MRLCGALLKSPIPKQIEYYSRFSPSPLSIKQFLDFGRDNACEKTSYMFLRKELPVRLANTMREVNLLPDNLLNRPSVGLVQSWYMQSFLELLEYENKSPEDPHVLDDFLDVLIKVRNRHNDVVPTMAQGVIEYKEKYGFDPFVSSNIQYFLDRFYTNRISFRMLINQHTLLFGGDINPAHPKHIGSIDPNCNVAEVVKDAYETAKMLCEQYYMVAPDLEVEEFNAKAPNKPIQVVYVPSHLFHMLFELFKNSMRATVELHEGKREGYPSIKTLVTLGKEDLSIKISDQGGGVPLRKIDRLFNYMYSTAPRPSLEPTRAVPLAGFGYGLPISRLYARYFQGDLKLYSMEGVGSDAVIYLKALSSESFERLPVFNKSAWRHYKTTPEADDWSNPSSEPRDASKYKANR